One Pseudonocardia abyssalis DNA segment encodes these proteins:
- a CDS encoding acyl-CoA thioesterase, protein MTFTHPHLVRYLEVDAQGVVFNSWYLAWFDDAMTAFLLHRGLSYTDMLASGHDVQLVRSEIDWRTGVGFQDDVAIAVSTARLGRTSFALDFEVRRGDEVTCSGRTVYVVVATDGSGKRPIPPLIADALGEPAPLLPP, encoded by the coding sequence ATGACGTTCACGCACCCGCACCTCGTGCGCTACCTGGAGGTCGACGCGCAGGGCGTGGTCTTCAACTCCTGGTACCTCGCCTGGTTCGACGACGCCATGACCGCGTTCCTGCTGCACCGCGGGCTGTCCTACACCGACATGCTCGCCTCGGGCCACGACGTCCAGCTGGTCCGCTCGGAGATCGACTGGCGCACCGGCGTCGGTTTCCAGGACGACGTGGCGATCGCGGTGTCCACCGCCCGTCTCGGGCGCACGTCCTTCGCACTCGACTTCGAGGTGCGCCGCGGCGACGAGGTCACCTGCTCGGGCCGCACGGTCTACGTCGTGGTGGCCACCGACGGCTCCGGCAAGCGCCCGATCCCGCCGCTGATCGCCGACGCCCTCGGCGAGCCCGCACCCCTGCTCCCCCCGTGA
- a CDS encoding SGNH/GDSL hydrolase family protein encodes MAFEFSNLSGRPPGRVLGLVARVVPGVRAVQAQVEPYAAAWREHNLSALDGTGPLWVALGDSMTQGIGAGSHDRGWVGQLAARMPGWRVVNLGISGGRVRDVLDRQLPALDSLGVLPDLLTLLIGNNDMVNPKLRPHLGTDLPELLRRVPPGTVVGNQPGTYAAALEVNRMIDDAVAERALVLADLRDPRTRHWGGRLAADHFHPNERGYAGIADVFDDAVRRRPRPRTQ; translated from the coding sequence GTGGCCTTCGAGTTCTCCAACCTCAGCGGCCGGCCGCCGGGCCGGGTCCTGGGTCTGGTGGCGCGCGTGGTCCCCGGCGTCCGCGCGGTGCAGGCCCAGGTCGAGCCGTACGCCGCGGCGTGGCGGGAGCACAACCTCTCCGCCCTCGACGGCACCGGTCCGCTGTGGGTGGCGCTGGGCGACTCCATGACGCAGGGCATCGGCGCCGGGTCCCACGACCGCGGCTGGGTGGGCCAGCTCGCAGCGCGGATGCCGGGCTGGCGGGTCGTCAACCTCGGGATCAGCGGGGGCCGCGTGCGCGACGTGCTGGACCGCCAGCTCCCCGCCCTCGACTCCCTCGGCGTGCTCCCGGACCTGCTCACGCTGCTGATCGGCAACAACGACATGGTCAACCCGAAGCTCCGGCCGCACCTGGGCACCGACCTTCCCGAGCTGCTGCGCCGGGTACCGCCGGGCACGGTCGTCGGCAACCAGCCGGGCACCTACGCGGCGGCGCTCGAGGTCAACCGCATGATCGACGACGCGGTGGCCGAGCGCGCACTGGTGCTCGCCGACCTGCGCGACCCGCGCACCCGGCACTGGGGCGGGCGCCTCGCCGCCGACCACTTCCACCCCAACGAGCGCGGCTACGCCGGCATCGCCGACGTCTTCGACGACGCCGTACGCCGCCGACCCCGCCCTCGGACGCAGTAG
- a CDS encoding acetyl-CoA C-acetyltransferase: protein MAEIPEAFVYDAIRTPRGRGKASGSLHEVKPVSLVTGLIDEIRSRYPELDTNTIDDVVLGVVSPIGDQGGDIAKTAAIAAGLPHTVAGVQLNRFCASGLEAVNVATQKVRSGMEELVLAGGVEAMSRVPMGSDGGAWAMDPDTSYQTGFVPQGIGADLIATLEGWNREDVDTFAVESQARAAKAWANGYFAKSVVPVKDRNGLTILDHDEFIRAGATLDSLAGLKPSFAMMGEAGGFDAVALQQYHWVERIDHVHHAGNSSGIVDGAALCLIGTEAAGKAANLRPRARIVATALSGADPTIMLTGPAPASRKALAKAGLSVDDIDLFEINEAFAAVAMRFMRDMGISHEKTNVNGGAIAMGHPLGATGAMILGTLIDELERRELRYGLATLCVGGGMGIATIVERI from the coding sequence ATGGCTGAGATTCCCGAGGCGTTCGTCTACGACGCCATCCGCACACCGCGCGGCCGAGGCAAGGCCTCGGGTTCGCTGCACGAGGTCAAGCCGGTCTCGCTCGTCACCGGTCTCATCGACGAGATCCGCTCCCGCTACCCGGAGCTGGACACCAACACCATCGACGACGTCGTGCTCGGCGTCGTCTCGCCGATCGGCGACCAGGGCGGTGACATCGCCAAGACCGCCGCCATCGCCGCAGGCCTGCCGCACACCGTCGCGGGCGTGCAGCTCAACCGCTTCTGCGCCTCCGGGCTGGAGGCCGTCAACGTCGCCACCCAGAAGGTGCGCTCCGGCATGGAGGAGCTCGTGCTCGCCGGTGGCGTCGAGGCGATGTCCCGCGTCCCGATGGGCTCCGACGGCGGCGCCTGGGCGATGGACCCCGACACCAGCTACCAGACCGGCTTCGTGCCGCAGGGCATCGGCGCCGACCTCATCGCCACGCTCGAGGGCTGGAACCGCGAGGACGTCGACACGTTCGCGGTCGAGTCGCAGGCGCGCGCGGCGAAGGCGTGGGCCAACGGCTACTTCGCCAAGTCCGTCGTGCCGGTCAAGGACCGCAACGGCCTGACGATCCTCGACCACGACGAGTTCATCCGCGCCGGTGCCACGCTCGACTCGCTCGCGGGCCTCAAGCCGTCCTTCGCGATGATGGGCGAGGCCGGTGGCTTCGACGCCGTGGCCCTGCAGCAGTACCACTGGGTCGAGAGGATCGACCACGTCCACCACGCCGGCAACAGCTCCGGCATCGTCGACGGCGCCGCGCTGTGCCTGATCGGCACCGAGGCCGCGGGCAAGGCCGCGAACCTGCGCCCCCGCGCGCGCATCGTCGCCACCGCGCTGTCCGGCGCCGACCCGACCATCATGCTGACCGGCCCCGCGCCCGCCTCGAGGAAGGCGCTGGCCAAGGCCGGGCTGAGCGTCGACGACATCGACCTGTTCGAGATCAACGAGGCGTTCGCCGCCGTCGCGATGCGGTTCATGCGCGACATGGGCATCAGCCACGAGAAGACCAACGTCAACGGCGGCGCGATCGCCATGGGCCACCCGCTCGGTGCCACCGGGGCGATGATCCTGGGCACCCTGATCGACGAGCTGGAGCGGCGCGAGCTGCGGTACGGCCTCGCCACGCTGTGCGTCGGCGGCGGCATGGGAATTGCGACGATCGTGGAGCGGATCTGA
- a CDS encoding ANTAR domain-containing protein — translation MTTDEAAAVDQAVLAVVDDGEVPGPVAAEFLALASALMDAGTVRGVLVRVVEAAKAVLPGADLVSVTLRVAGGFHTPAETDPLATRLDEIQYRLDDGPCVDATRKAGLGLTFCSDLATTTRFGGFGPAAAELGVRSVLAVGLFPDGDGPRMGALNVYSRRVAGLDELDRDLALVLAAHASTALAATMAATSAELESAQLRQALHSRDVIGQAKGILMERRKIGSDEAFDVLRTASQSLNVKLAQVAQTLVDHRAEV, via the coding sequence GTGACGACGGACGAGGCGGCTGCGGTGGATCAGGCGGTGCTGGCGGTCGTCGACGACGGCGAGGTGCCGGGCCCGGTGGCGGCGGAGTTCCTCGCGCTGGCATCCGCGCTGATGGACGCCGGCACCGTGCGCGGGGTGCTGGTGCGCGTCGTCGAGGCGGCGAAGGCGGTCCTGCCCGGAGCCGACCTCGTGAGCGTCACGCTGCGCGTCGCGGGCGGCTTCCACACCCCCGCCGAGACCGATCCACTGGCGACCCGCCTCGACGAGATCCAGTACCGCCTCGACGACGGGCCGTGCGTCGACGCCACCCGCAAGGCCGGCCTGGGCCTCACGTTCTGCTCCGACCTGGCCACGACCACCCGCTTCGGCGGGTTCGGCCCGGCGGCCGCCGAGCTGGGTGTGCGCAGCGTGCTGGCCGTCGGCCTGTTCCCCGACGGCGACGGCCCGCGGATGGGTGCGCTCAACGTCTACTCGCGCCGCGTCGCCGGGCTCGACGAGCTCGACCGCGACCTCGCGCTCGTGCTCGCAGCGCACGCCTCCACCGCGCTCGCGGCCACGATGGCCGCCACCTCGGCGGAGCTGGAGTCGGCGCAGCTGCGCCAGGCGCTGCACAGCCGCGACGTCATCGGGCAGGCCAAGGGCATCCTCATGGAGCGCCGCAAGATCGGCTCCGACGAGGCGTTCGACGTGCTGCGGACGGCGTCGCAGTCGCTCAACGTCAAGCTGGCCCAGGTGGCGCAGACGCTGGTGGACCACCGCGCCGAGGTGTGA
- a CDS encoding ABC transporter ATP-binding protein has product MRLEAVRKRYRRGPEVLTGVDLELTAGAPVVVLGGNGTGKSTLLRIAAGCAAASSGRVVGRPRRVGYLPADLPAPERTPARVWLAHLAAIRGTDPASASRVLDALGFTGGLDAPLARLSTGNWRKVGLAQALGGSPGLVVLDEPWSGLDDAAGAALDDALRAATCPVLVTDHTGRGAATAGAEVRRLAAGRLQRVPPPVAHAVVELRCPVDPAVAVTRLPPVTGWWSDGPVLTVRVPAERGDALLAAALAAGCSVLTVRRDP; this is encoded by the coding sequence GTGCGCCTGGAGGCGGTGCGCAAGCGCTACCGGCGCGGGCCGGAGGTGCTCACCGGCGTCGACCTCGAGCTGACGGCGGGCGCACCGGTGGTGGTGCTCGGCGGCAACGGCACGGGCAAGTCGACGCTGCTGCGCATCGCGGCGGGGTGCGCGGCGGCCTCGTCCGGGCGGGTCGTCGGGCGGCCGCGGCGGGTCGGGTACCTGCCCGCCGACCTCCCGGCCCCCGAGCGGACGCCGGCGCGGGTGTGGCTCGCCCACCTCGCCGCGATCCGCGGCACCGATCCGGCGTCGGCGTCGAGGGTGCTCGACGCGCTCGGCTTCACCGGGGGGCTCGACGCGCCGCTCGCGCGGCTGTCGACCGGGAACTGGCGCAAGGTCGGGCTCGCGCAGGCGCTGGGCGGGTCACCAGGGCTGGTCGTGCTCGACGAGCCGTGGTCCGGCCTGGACGACGCCGCGGGCGCCGCGCTCGACGACGCGCTGCGCGCCGCGACCTGCCCGGTCCTGGTCACCGACCACACCGGACGCGGCGCCGCGACGGCCGGTGCGGAGGTCCGGCGCCTGGCCGCGGGGCGGCTGCAGCGGGTCCCGCCGCCGGTCGCGCACGCGGTGGTGGAGCTGCGGTGCCCGGTCGACCCGGCGGTCGCGGTGACCCGGCTGCCGCCGGTGACGGGCTGGTGGAGCGACGGGCCGGTCCTGACGGTGCGGGTGCCCGCCGAGCGCGGTGACGCCCTGCTCGCGGCCGCGCTGGCGGCCGGGTGCTCGGTGCTGACGGTGCGGCGCGACCCGTGA
- a CDS encoding MerR family transcriptional regulator: MTGQLTIDQLAERTGVTVRTIRFWAGRGLLPPPALRGRTGFYGPDHVARLELVSELSALGFTLSAIEGHLGRVPPSASAAELALQRALLTPWVPEQIEEVDRAELDRRAGRTLAAADVDALQGLGMIEVLDGDRIRLHGSGTLGEGLAVIDSGLPVDVWRRAHQIIEQHTTALAEDLMKVFQDEVLQPYRDRGRPADERTRLAEAFSQLKPITVRGVVTAFGRAVNRTIRERVG; encoded by the coding sequence ATGACGGGCCAGCTCACCATCGACCAGCTCGCGGAACGCACCGGGGTCACCGTCCGCACCATCCGCTTCTGGGCCGGTCGCGGACTCCTCCCGCCGCCCGCGCTGCGCGGCCGCACCGGGTTCTACGGACCCGACCACGTCGCCCGGTTGGAGCTGGTCAGCGAGCTCTCGGCCCTCGGCTTCACACTCAGTGCGATCGAGGGACACCTCGGCCGGGTCCCCCCGTCGGCGAGCGCGGCCGAGCTCGCGCTGCAGCGGGCCCTGCTCACCCCGTGGGTACCCGAGCAGATCGAGGAGGTCGACCGCGCCGAGCTCGACCGCCGCGCCGGCCGGACGCTCGCCGCCGCCGACGTCGACGCCCTGCAGGGCCTCGGGATGATCGAGGTCCTGGACGGGGACCGGATCCGGCTGCACGGGTCCGGCACGCTCGGCGAGGGGCTGGCCGTCATCGACTCCGGCCTCCCCGTCGACGTCTGGCGCCGCGCCCACCAGATCATCGAGCAACACACGACCGCGCTCGCCGAGGACCTGATGAAGGTCTTCCAGGACGAGGTGCTGCAGCCCTACCGCGACCGTGGGCGCCCCGCCGACGAACGCACCCGGCTCGCGGAGGCCTTCTCCCAGCTCAAGCCGATCACGGTCCGGGGGGTCGTCACCGCGTTCGGGCGGGCGGTCAACCGGACCATTCGCGAGCGGGTCGGCTAG
- a CDS encoding cupin domain-containing protein, which translates to MRVLRAAGHFAVPEGEPNQYREHLRAADLSVGTYCIPVGGKDGQPAHGEDEVYVVVRGRARLVSETLDVAVGPGSVVYVPACEEHQFVEVSEDLSIVVVFGPAEQSPG; encoded by the coding sequence ATGCGGGTTCTACGCGCCGCCGGCCACTTCGCGGTCCCCGAGGGCGAGCCCAACCAGTACCGCGAGCACCTGCGTGCCGCCGACCTGTCCGTCGGCACCTACTGCATCCCGGTCGGGGGCAAGGACGGGCAGCCCGCCCACGGCGAGGACGAGGTCTACGTCGTCGTCCGGGGCCGGGCCCGGCTGGTGTCCGAGACGCTCGACGTCGCGGTCGGTCCGGGATCGGTCGTCTACGTGCCGGCGTGCGAGGAGCACCAGTTCGTCGAGGTCAGCGAGGACCTGTCGATCGTCGTGGTGTTCGGGCCCGCCGAGCAGTCCCCGGGATGA
- a CDS encoding 3-hydroxyacyl-CoA dehydrogenase NAD-binding domain-containing protein: MSDQKAVRWEKGADGIVVVTLDDPGRSANTMNERFGEAFLECVDALVADKENITGVILTSAKKTFFAGGDLDSLSKATQADAPRFYEQSMAIKTVLRRLETLGRPVVAAMNGTALGGGLEIGLACHHRIGLDAKGVLYGLPEVTLGLLPGGGGVVRVTRLLGIADGFMKVLAQGQRMKPAQALETGIIDSLAATPEEMLDQARAWIAANPDAAAPWDKPGYRIPGGTPSSPKLAAFLPAFPANLRKQIKGAPMPAPRNILAAAVEGTQVDIDTAFRIEARYFVELVTGQVSTNMTKAFFYDLQAINGGESRPDGHEKWAPRKVAVLGAGMMGAGIAYVCALSGWEVVLKDVSLEAAEKGKAYSQSLVAKGVKRGKTTLEKGEALLERITPTGDYNDLAGCDTVIEAVFESVALKQEVFREAMKVVEPDALLCSNTSTLPITELAAGLDREADFIGLHFFSPVDKMPLVEIIRGERTSDAALAKAFDLTLGIRKTPIVVNDSRGFFTSRVIGTFINEGVAMLAEGIDPQTIEQASSQAGYPAPVLQLMDELTLTLPQKIRKETRAAVEAAGGTWTAHPSEAVIDKLVEAGRPGKSGGAGFYDYAEGKRTGLWPGLRSEFGATNHDVDLHELSERMLVIEALETVKCFDEGVLTSVADANIGSIFGIGYPAWTGGVVQYIEGYPGGPAGFVARADEFAAKYGDRFAVPASLRERAKAPAAA, translated from the coding sequence ATGAGCGACCAGAAGGCCGTGCGCTGGGAGAAGGGTGCCGACGGCATCGTCGTCGTCACCCTGGACGACCCGGGCCGCAGTGCCAACACGATGAACGAGCGCTTCGGCGAGGCGTTCCTGGAGTGCGTCGACGCCCTCGTGGCCGACAAGGAGAACATCACCGGGGTCATCCTCACCTCGGCCAAGAAGACGTTCTTCGCCGGAGGCGACCTCGACTCGCTGTCCAAGGCCACGCAGGCCGACGCCCCACGGTTCTACGAGCAGTCCATGGCGATCAAGACGGTGCTGCGCCGCCTGGAGACGCTCGGACGCCCGGTCGTCGCGGCCATGAACGGCACCGCGCTCGGCGGCGGCCTGGAGATCGGCCTCGCCTGTCACCACCGCATCGGACTCGACGCGAAGGGCGTGCTCTACGGCCTGCCCGAGGTCACGCTGGGTCTGCTGCCCGGTGGCGGCGGCGTCGTCCGTGTCACGCGCCTGCTCGGCATCGCCGACGGGTTCATGAAGGTCCTCGCGCAGGGCCAGCGGATGAAGCCCGCGCAGGCGCTGGAGACCGGCATCATCGACTCCCTCGCGGCCACGCCGGAGGAGATGCTCGACCAGGCTCGCGCCTGGATCGCGGCCAACCCCGACGCCGCGGCGCCGTGGGACAAGCCGGGCTACAGGATCCCCGGCGGCACCCCGTCGTCGCCGAAGCTCGCGGCGTTCCTGCCCGCGTTCCCGGCCAACCTGCGCAAGCAGATCAAGGGCGCGCCGATGCCGGCGCCACGCAACATCCTGGCCGCGGCCGTCGAGGGTACGCAGGTCGACATCGACACGGCGTTCCGGATCGAGGCCCGCTACTTCGTCGAGCTGGTCACCGGCCAGGTCAGCACGAACATGACCAAGGCCTTCTTCTACGACCTGCAGGCCATCAACGGCGGCGAGTCGCGTCCGGACGGCCACGAGAAGTGGGCGCCGCGCAAGGTGGCGGTCCTCGGGGCCGGGATGATGGGCGCGGGCATCGCCTACGTCTGTGCGCTCTCGGGCTGGGAGGTCGTGCTCAAGGACGTCTCGCTGGAGGCGGCGGAGAAGGGCAAGGCGTACTCCCAGTCCCTGGTCGCGAAGGGCGTCAAGCGCGGGAAGACCACGCTGGAGAAGGGCGAGGCGCTCCTGGAGCGCATCACGCCCACCGGCGACTACAACGACCTCGCGGGCTGCGACACGGTCATCGAGGCCGTGTTCGAGTCGGTGGCGCTCAAGCAGGAGGTGTTCCGGGAGGCGATGAAGGTCGTCGAGCCCGACGCCCTGCTGTGCTCCAACACCTCCACGCTGCCGATCACGGAGCTGGCCGCCGGGCTCGACCGCGAGGCCGACTTCATCGGCCTGCACTTCTTCTCCCCGGTCGACAAGATGCCGCTCGTGGAGATCATCCGCGGCGAGCGCACGTCCGACGCGGCCCTGGCGAAGGCGTTCGACCTCACGCTGGGGATCAGGAAGACCCCGATCGTCGTCAACGACAGCCGCGGCTTCTTCACCTCGCGGGTGATCGGCACCTTCATCAACGAGGGTGTCGCGATGCTGGCCGAGGGCATCGACCCGCAGACCATCGAGCAGGCCTCCTCGCAGGCCGGCTACCCCGCCCCGGTGCTGCAGCTGATGGACGAGCTCACGCTCACGTTGCCGCAGAAGATCCGCAAGGAGACGCGGGCGGCGGTCGAGGCGGCCGGTGGCACCTGGACGGCGCACCCGTCCGAGGCCGTCATCGACAAGCTGGTCGAGGCCGGGCGCCCCGGCAAGTCCGGCGGTGCGGGCTTCTACGACTACGCCGAGGGTAAGCGCACCGGCCTGTGGCCCGGGCTGCGCAGCGAGTTCGGGGCGACGAACCACGACGTCGACCTGCACGAGCTCTCCGAGCGCATGCTGGTGATCGAGGCGCTCGAGACCGTGAAGTGCTTCGACGAGGGCGTGCTCACCTCGGTGGCGGACGCGAACATCGGCTCGATCTTCGGCATCGGCTACCCGGCCTGGACCGGCGGCGTCGTGCAGTACATCGAGGGCTACCCCGGCGGCCCCGCCGGCTTCGTGGCCCGCGCCGACGAGTTCGCGGCGAAGTACGGCGACCGGTTCGCGGTGCCGGCCAGCCTGCGCGAGCGCGCGAAGGCGCCCGCGGCGGCCTGA
- a CDS encoding DUF1330 domain-containing protein gives MAVNPTGADMKAFLAVDPDQPIVMLNLLRFADGGAARYDAYLAHFRTYAEKVGAAVVYYGHGGDPIVAEHGQGWDAVLLVSYPSRRAFSDMVRDPGYQEGTHLRTEALAEAVLQPTAPAG, from the coding sequence ATGGCCGTCAACCCCACGGGGGCCGACATGAAGGCGTTCCTCGCCGTCGACCCCGACCAGCCGATCGTGATGCTCAACCTGCTGCGGTTCGCCGACGGCGGGGCGGCGCGCTACGACGCGTACCTCGCGCACTTCCGGACGTACGCGGAGAAGGTCGGGGCCGCGGTCGTCTACTACGGGCACGGCGGCGACCCGATCGTCGCCGAGCACGGCCAGGGCTGGGATGCGGTGCTGCTGGTGTCGTACCCCAGCCGCCGCGCGTTCTCCGACATGGTGCGCGACCCCGGCTACCAGGAGGGCACGCATCTGCGTACCGAGGCGCTGGCGGAAGCCGTGCTGCAGCCGACCGCACCGGCCGGGTGA
- a CDS encoding Dabb family protein, with amino-acid sequence MIRNVVVGRLLPDVPAEQVEAALQALRDLRVEGVELRMASGFDLGLREGNANYAITVDLADEDAYRVYDLDEEHNRIRREMFAPISASIERIQFRLPG; translated from the coding sequence GTGATCCGCAACGTGGTGGTGGGCCGGCTGCTCCCCGACGTCCCGGCCGAGCAGGTGGAGGCGGCGCTGCAGGCGCTGCGCGACCTGCGCGTCGAGGGCGTCGAGCTGCGCATGGCCTCCGGGTTCGACCTGGGGCTGCGCGAGGGCAACGCGAACTACGCGATCACCGTCGACCTCGCCGACGAGGACGCCTACCGCGTCTACGACCTCGACGAGGAGCACAACCGGATCCGGCGCGAGATGTTCGCGCCGATCAGCGCGTCGATCGAGCGGATCCAGTTCCGGCTGCCCGGCTGA
- a CDS encoding DedA family protein codes for MADWVFSIVDRLGAAGVGLLILLENVIPPIPSEIILPLAGFRARAGAFDVVAAWGAATVGSLLGALILYGFGAWFGYDRLYELAGRRWFILSSQKDLDRGHALFDKHGGKVVLLARCVPLLRSVVSIPAGIVGMPLWRFSALTAVGSGIWNAVFIGLGWYLGENFEVVEQWLGPVSYVVAGVVVLAAVVLIVRKLRARRPASTARHRA; via the coding sequence ATGGCCGACTGGGTGTTCTCGATCGTCGACCGCCTCGGAGCGGCAGGTGTGGGTCTGCTGATCCTGTTGGAGAACGTGATCCCGCCGATCCCGTCGGAGATCATCCTGCCGCTGGCGGGCTTCCGGGCGAGGGCAGGCGCATTCGACGTCGTCGCGGCGTGGGGGGCGGCCACGGTCGGGTCGCTGCTCGGGGCACTGATCCTCTACGGGTTCGGTGCCTGGTTCGGCTACGACCGGCTGTACGAGCTGGCCGGCAGGCGCTGGTTCATCCTGTCGAGCCAGAAGGACCTCGACCGGGGTCACGCGCTGTTCGACAAGCACGGCGGCAAGGTGGTGCTGCTGGCGCGCTGCGTCCCGCTGCTGCGCAGCGTGGTGTCCATCCCGGCCGGGATCGTCGGGATGCCGCTGTGGCGGTTCAGCGCCCTCACCGCGGTCGGCAGCGGGATCTGGAACGCGGTCTTCATCGGGCTCGGGTGGTACCTCGGGGAGAACTTCGAGGTCGTGGAGCAGTGGCTCGGGCCCGTCTCCTACGTCGTGGCCGGGGTGGTCGTCCTCGCCGCCGTGGTGCTGATCGTGCGGAAGCTGCGCGCTCGGCGTCCGGCGTCGACCGCTCGGCACCGGGCCTGA